The Salirhabdus salicampi DNA segment TTCCAGGAACGCCAGTCATCCCAGCCCCTACTGTAGAAACTTTAGCACAATTTTCTGTAACTTCCGGTTCGTATCCTAAGGACCTTAAGACGGAGACAGCTTTATCGGTAGCATCACTTGTTACTGTATAGGTTACACCATGAGGATGAATATTAATAAAATCCACAGATATATTCTCTTCTGCCATTGCAGTAAATACGTGCTGATGGAGTTCATGAACATCATGATCGGTTCGAACTTTAATCTGTGTTATTCCTGATTGATGAGCAATACCCGTAATAAGACGGTCAGGAATGTCGCTCCCTTTATCTTCACTTCGCGCATTCGTTACTAGGGTGCCTTCGTCATTCAAATACGTTGAGCGTACACGAATTGGCACTTCTGCCTGCATAGCGATTTCGACTGCCCTCGGGTGTATTACTTTTGCCCCTTGATACGCAAGGTTACAAATTTCATTATATGTGACGATGGAAAGTGGACGTGCCTTCTCCACAATCCGCGGGTCTGCAGTCATAATCCCATTCACGTCGGTAAATATATCAATCACTTCAGCTTGTAGAGCAGCTCCTAAGGCAGCTGCCGTTGTATCCGAACCACCTCTGCCTATGGTGGTAACTTCTCCATCTTTCGTTTGACCTTGAAATCCTGCTACTACAACCACATCGAACGATTCTAAATCTTTTACAATACGATCTGGATTTACATTTAAAATCTTTGCATCGGAGTATTCATGATTTGTTAAAAAACCTGCTTGTGCTCCCGTCAGTGCCTCTGCTTTATAACCTTTTGCCGCTAACTCATT contains these protein-coding regions:
- the dapG gene encoding aspartate kinase codes for the protein MKIVVQKFGGTSVRSKETREQAIAHVQQAVNDGNKVVVVVSAMGRLGDPYATDSLLQLIEQPDMKVSTREKDLLMSCGEVISSVVFANELAAKGYKAEALTGAQAGFLTNHEYSDAKILNVNPDRIVKDLESFDVVVVAGFQGQTKDGEVTTIGRGGSDTTAAALGAALQAEVIDIFTDVNGIMTADPRIVEKARPLSIVTYNEICNLAYQGAKVIHPRAVEIAMQAEVPIRVRSTYLNDEGTLVTNARSEDKGSDIPDRLITGIAHQSGITQIKVRTDHDVHELHQHVFTAMAEENISVDFINIHPHGVTYTVTSDATDKAVSVLRSLGYEPEVTENCAKVSTVGAGMTGVPGITAKIVSSLSKKGIQILQSADSYTTIWVLINEEDLVDAVNALHEIFELHQ